The Halorientalis sp. IM1011 genome window below encodes:
- a CDS encoding Hvo_1808 family surface protein — MRAAHGLVLAALVVLAGCSGLPGTGTDAPGTTVTDTATDDGAADRIAEPDTDGSTAAEPDAGDSADRADPATDRIGWEDGYWANESLSVTNDDGLNESELDAVVARSMARVEVIRDREFRESVPVEIISRSEFQSESTPDLTSSLRTFDNAKFEAMFFVGEDRSSIGVQRDNQGENVLGYFDPRNDTIKLVADGGQPQLSAERTLGHELVHALQDQYHNLTAITAGTRDESNAQSSLIEGEARTVGLAYQERCGGEWDCLSAPSDSPSLSEIHAGIYMLNFFPYSDGPGLIAHLRERGGWDAVEAAYDDPPESAEQIIYPEKYTDPRDAPEQVSLSDAATDGWTRVRPEPSVPGTERAAYGRVGQSGLSAMFAYTVFDRSGPGLVPPRSISTGDPSDPYNYDYAMTDGWGGDRLHVYENAEAGTNETAYVWRLAWESPTEASEFAEGYRQLLGYWGASPVDGRENVWTIPQNDTFGDAFRVTRDGDTVTVVNAPTVEDLDAVHGS, encoded by the coding sequence ATGCGAGCCGCGCACGGACTGGTACTCGCCGCCCTCGTCGTCCTCGCGGGCTGTAGCGGCCTGCCGGGAACTGGAACCGACGCACCCGGGACCACTGTGACTGACACCGCGACCGACGACGGTGCCGCGGACCGGATCGCCGAACCCGACACCGACGGTAGCACAGCTGCCGAACCCGACGCCGGTGACTCGGCCGACCGTGCCGATCCCGCGACGGACCGGATCGGCTGGGAGGACGGCTACTGGGCCAACGAGTCGCTGTCTGTGACGAACGACGACGGGCTGAACGAGAGCGAACTCGACGCCGTCGTCGCCCGGTCGATGGCCCGCGTCGAGGTCATCCGGGATCGGGAGTTCCGCGAGTCGGTGCCCGTCGAGATCATCTCGCGGTCGGAGTTCCAGAGCGAGAGCACGCCCGACCTCACCTCCTCGCTCCGGACCTTCGACAACGCGAAGTTCGAGGCGATGTTCTTCGTCGGCGAGGACCGCTCGTCGATCGGGGTCCAGCGTGACAACCAGGGCGAGAACGTGCTGGGCTACTTCGACCCCCGCAACGACACGATCAAGCTGGTCGCCGACGGCGGCCAACCACAATTGAGCGCCGAGCGCACGCTGGGGCACGAACTCGTTCACGCGCTGCAGGACCAGTACCACAACCTCACCGCGATCACCGCCGGCACGCGCGACGAGAGCAACGCGCAGTCCTCGCTGATCGAGGGTGAGGCTCGGACGGTCGGGCTGGCCTATCAGGAGCGCTGTGGTGGCGAGTGGGACTGTCTCAGCGCGCCGAGTGACTCGCCGTCACTGTCGGAGATCCACGCCGGCATCTACATGCTGAACTTCTTCCCGTACAGCGACGGGCCCGGCCTGATCGCCCACCTCCGCGAGCGTGGCGGCTGGGACGCTGTCGAGGCCGCCTACGACGATCCACCGGAGAGCGCCGAGCAGATAATCTACCCCGAGAAGTACACGGACCCCCGCGACGCGCCCGAACAGGTCTCGCTGTCGGACGCCGCGACCGACGGCTGGACGCGGGTCCGACCCGAGCCGTCGGTTCCGGGGACCGAGCGTGCTGCCTACGGCCGAGTCGGGCAGTCCGGGCTGTCGGCGATGTTCGCGTACACCGTGTTCGACCGGTCCGGACCGGGGCTGGTGCCCCCGCGCTCGATATCGACCGGTGACCCGTCCGATCCGTACAACTACGACTACGCGATGACCGACGGGTGGGGGGGTGATCGACTCCACGTCTACGAGAACGCAGAGGCAGGCACGAACGAGACCGCCTACGTCTGGCGACTCGCCTGGGAATCGCCGACGGAAGCGAGCGAGTTCGCCGAGGGCTATCGGCAATTGCTCGGATACTGGGGAGCCAGTCCGGTAGACGGCCGCGAGAACGTCTGGACGATTCCCCAGAACGACACCTTCGGCGACGCCTTCCGGGTGACCCGTGACGGCGACACCGTGACGGTCGTGAACGCGCCGACAGTCGAGGACCTGGACGCGGTGCACGGCTCGTGA
- a CDS encoding nicotinate phosphoribosyltransferase: MTAFDIVPPEAIAGGRATDAYFDRTVESLDHAGRNPHVVAEVTADQFPTGEFEVLAGLKDAAHLLSGLPVDVHALPEGQLFDGGPVCRIEGPYRDFAVYETALLGFLSHASAVATSALRAKRAGPDSQVLSFGTRHVHPSIAAMIERSALIGGMDGISNVAGGEVIDREAGGTMPHALMIAFGKGNQEDAWRAFDEAVPAETPRIALCDTYSDEVDEVIRAAETIPDLDGVRIDTTGSRRGDFRHILREIRWELDARGHDDVDIFASGGVTPEAIRELRDVADGFGVGSYVSNADPIDFALDIVEVEGELAAKRGKLSGTKQVYRTPDGGHHVGLADREGPADGEPLLEPVLEDGDIVREFDVDAAAERALSDAERVAFGAR; the protein is encoded by the coding sequence ATGACCGCCTTCGACATCGTCCCGCCCGAGGCCATCGCCGGGGGCCGGGCGACCGACGCCTACTTCGACCGGACCGTCGAGTCGCTCGACCACGCCGGCCGCAATCCCCACGTCGTCGCCGAAGTCACCGCCGACCAGTTCCCCACCGGCGAGTTCGAAGTTCTCGCGGGACTGAAAGACGCCGCCCACCTGCTCTCGGGTCTCCCCGTCGACGTACACGCGCTCCCGGAAGGCCAGCTGTTCGACGGCGGGCCGGTCTGCCGGATCGAGGGCCCCTACCGGGACTTCGCCGTCTACGAGACCGCCCTGCTGGGATTCCTCTCACACGCCTCGGCGGTCGCGACGAGCGCCCTCCGGGCCAAACGGGCCGGGCCCGACTCGCAGGTGTTGAGTTTCGGGACCCGACACGTCCACCCCTCGATCGCGGCGATGATCGAGCGCAGCGCCCTGATCGGCGGGATGGACGGCATCTCGAACGTGGCCGGCGGCGAGGTGATCGATCGGGAGGCCGGCGGAACGATGCCCCACGCGCTGATGATCGCCTTCGGGAAGGGCAACCAGGAGGACGCGTGGCGGGCCTTCGACGAGGCGGTCCCGGCCGAGACGCCCCGCATCGCGCTCTGTGATACCTACAGCGACGAGGTCGACGAGGTGATCCGCGCGGCAGAGACGATCCCCGATCTCGACGGCGTGCGGATCGACACGACCGGCTCCCGGCGGGGCGACTTCCGCCACATCCTCCGGGAGATCCGCTGGGAACTCGACGCACGCGGGCACGACGACGTGGACATCTTCGCCAGCGGCGGGGTCACGCCCGAGGCCATCCGCGAACTCCGGGACGTGGCCGACGGCTTCGGCGTCGGCAGTTACGTCAGCAACGCCGACCCGATCGATTTCGCGCTGGACATCGTCGAGGTCGAGGGGGAACTCGCGGCCAAGCGGGGCAAACTCTCCGGCACGAAGCAGGTCTACCGGACGCCGGACGGCGGTCACCACGTCGGGCTGGCCGACCGCGAGGGACCGGCCGACGGCGAGCCCTTGCTGGAGCCAGTGCTCGAGGACGGCGATATCGTCCGCGAGTTCGACGTGGATGCGGCCGCAGAACGGGCGCTTTCTGACGCCGAACGGGTCGCGTTCGGCGCTCGGTAG
- a CDS encoding GNAT family N-acetyltransferase: MPGAPFLRGDRVDLRTVTPEDYDFLLEHGNDPAIRHGAPAPTPVTREDLANFVEDDDESVQFLACHGETPVGFVFLFDVDPWRDHAELGCWIAPNEQGEGYATEAAALCLDHAFGDRGLHKVVARVFEHNDASMAVLDKLGFQQEGRLREQDYVRGQHHDTLLFGLLAEEFEV, translated from the coding sequence ATGCCCGGCGCACCGTTCCTCCGCGGCGACCGCGTCGACCTGCGGACGGTCACCCCCGAGGATTACGACTTCCTGCTGGAGCACGGTAACGACCCCGCGATCCGTCACGGCGCGCCCGCGCCGACGCCGGTCACCCGGGAGGACCTCGCCAACTTCGTCGAGGACGACGACGAGTCCGTCCAGTTCCTCGCGTGCCACGGGGAGACACCGGTGGGCTTCGTCTTCCTCTTCGACGTCGACCCGTGGCGGGACCACGCCGAACTGGGCTGCTGGATCGCGCCCAACGAACAGGGCGAGGGGTACGCCACCGAGGCCGCCGCGCTGTGTCTCGACCACGCCTTCGGCGATCGGGGGCTGCACAAGGTCGTTGCCCGCGTGTTCGAGCACAACGACGCCTCGATGGCAGTTCTGGACAAACTGGGCTTCCAGCAGGAAGGGCGACTCCGCGAGCAGGACTACGTTCGAGGACAGCACCACGACACCCTCCTGTTCGGGCTGCTGGCCGAAGAGTTCGAGGTCTGA
- a CDS encoding polysaccharide deacetylase, producing MGDIDINIGIDVDAVAGWLGSYGGEDSRADLSRGLSAGSEGIPRMLQVFESEGIDTSWFVPGHTLETFREEIQAVADAGHELGIHGYSHENPTDLSREQEATIIEASIDLIEDVTGSRPVGHRASWWEFSEHTADLLAEFDFEYDSSLMEGEFEPRQVRAGDSWEKIDYEQAPESWMEPYEYGEELDVVEIPISWYRDDIPPMLFIKHPYYNMGYASPAMIHEELYRAQFDYLYDRRGAGVYTLTIHPDVHGKPHMIPHLESFIQYVKGHDGVAFRTLADIAETYREDPSVYEPEGEYV from the coding sequence ATGGGCGACATCGACATCAACATCGGGATCGACGTGGATGCGGTCGCGGGCTGGCTCGGCTCCTACGGCGGCGAGGACTCCCGGGCCGACCTCTCACGCGGGCTCTCAGCCGGCTCCGAGGGCATCCCGCGGATGCTCCAGGTCTTCGAGAGCGAGGGGATCGACACCTCCTGGTTCGTGCCCGGGCACACGCTGGAGACCTTCCGCGAGGAGATCCAGGCGGTGGCCGACGCCGGCCACGAACTCGGGATCCACGGCTACTCACACGAGAACCCGACCGACCTGAGCCGCGAGCAGGAGGCGACGATCATCGAGGCCTCGATCGACCTGATCGAGGACGTCACCGGATCGCGGCCGGTGGGCCACCGCGCGAGCTGGTGGGAGTTCAGCGAACACACCGCCGACCTCCTCGCCGAGTTCGACTTCGAGTACGACTCGAGCCTGATGGAGGGCGAGTTCGAGCCCCGGCAGGTCAGGGCCGGCGACAGCTGGGAGAAGATCGACTACGAGCAGGCTCCGGAGAGCTGGATGGAACCGTACGAGTACGGCGAGGAACTGGACGTCGTCGAGATCCCGATCAGCTGGTACCGGGACGACATCCCGCCGATGCTGTTCATCAAACATCCCTACTACAACATGGGCTACGCCAGCCCGGCGATGATCCACGAGGAACTGTACCGCGCGCAGTTCGACTACCTCTACGACCGCCGCGGTGCCGGCGTCTACACCCTCACCATCCACCCCGACGTCCACGGCAAACCCCACATGATCCCCCATCTGGAGTCGTTCATTCAGTACGTGAAGGGCCACGACGGCGTCGCGTTCAGGACGCTCGCCGACATCGCCGAGACGTACCGCGAGGACCCGTCGGTGTACGAACCCGAAGGCGAGTACGTCTGA
- a CDS encoding cysteine hydrolase family protein produces MRFDSDSTAVVVVDMQNGFCHPDGSLYAPDSEAAIEPVGDLIGRAREAGVQVIYTRDVHPPEQFEDAHYYDEFERWGEHVVEGSWEAEIVEELAVEPEDHVVEKHTYDAFHETELDGWLSARGIDDLLFCGTLANVCVLHTAGSAGLRDYRPVLVEDPIGYIEEDHYEYAVEHADWLFGEVTTLDSVTFD; encoded by the coding sequence ATGAGGTTCGACAGCGACTCGACGGCAGTGGTGGTGGTGGACATGCAGAACGGCTTCTGTCACCCCGACGGGAGCCTCTACGCCCCCGACAGCGAGGCGGCGATCGAGCCCGTCGGCGACCTGATCGGACGAGCCCGCGAGGCCGGCGTGCAGGTGATCTACACCCGGGACGTCCACCCACCGGAGCAGTTCGAGGACGCCCACTACTACGACGAGTTCGAACGCTGGGGTGAACACGTCGTCGAGGGCTCCTGGGAGGCCGAAATCGTCGAGGAACTCGCCGTCGAACCCGAAGATCACGTCGTCGAGAAGCACACCTACGACGCCTTCCACGAGACGGAACTGGACGGGTGGCTCTCGGCCCGAGGGATCGACGACCTGCTCTTCTGTGGGACGCTGGCCAACGTCTGCGTCCTCCACACCGCCGGGAGTGCTGGGCTACGGGACTACCGGCCGGTGCTGGTCGAGGACCCCATCGGATACATCGAGGAGGACCACTACGAGTACGCGGTCGAGCACGCCGACTGGCTGTTCGGCGAGGTCACGACGCTCGATTCGGTCACGTTCGACTAG
- a CDS encoding asparaginase, producing MPPTVTVLGTGGTIASTAEGGGATPTLSTDALLEAVPGLAEVADVRTEQVAQIPSYELDFETAAEIRTTAADAADSSDGVVVTHGTDTMAESAYLLDLTFAADVPVVFTGAQRRPDEPSPDGPSNLLTAVRAAVHDRLADVGGVYVAFDERLHAARDVQKVHTRRLDAFASPDAGHVASFTPEGVRFVREPGSRSDPFPGTAVDPDLSVPIVSSGIGVDATALECAREAGADAVVLEGTGLGNATAPLGDAVRETVERGVPVVVTTRCRAGSTAPVYGASGGGQTLAEHGAVFAGHLPAEKARLKLLVALSAAVSVDVATLFEDE from the coding sequence GTGCCACCGACTGTCACTGTCCTCGGGACGGGCGGAACCATCGCGAGTACGGCGGAGGGGGGCGGCGCGACGCCGACCCTGTCGACCGACGCGCTGCTGGAGGCCGTCCCGGGCCTGGCAGAGGTCGCCGACGTGCGGACCGAACAGGTCGCCCAGATCCCGAGCTACGAACTGGACTTCGAGACGGCCGCGGAGATCCGGACGACGGCCGCGGACGCCGCCGACTCGTCCGACGGCGTCGTCGTCACTCACGGGACCGACACCATGGCGGAGTCGGCGTACCTCCTCGACCTGACGTTCGCCGCCGACGTACCGGTGGTGTTCACCGGCGCGCAGCGTCGCCCTGACGAACCCAGCCCCGACGGTCCCTCGAATCTCCTGACGGCCGTCCGCGCCGCCGTCCACGACCGACTCGCCGACGTGGGCGGCGTCTACGTCGCCTTCGACGAGCGCCTCCACGCCGCCCGCGACGTGCAGAAAGTCCACACCCGGCGGCTGGACGCGTTCGCCTCGCCCGACGCGGGCCACGTCGCGTCGTTCACTCCCGAGGGCGTCCGGTTCGTTCGCGAGCCCGGCAGCCGAAGCGACCCGTTCCCGGGGACCGCCGTCGACCCGGACCTGTCGGTCCCGATCGTGTCGAGCGGGATCGGCGTCGACGCGACCGCGCTCGAGTGCGCCCGAGAGGCCGGCGCGGACGCGGTCGTCCTCGAGGGGACCGGGCTGGGCAACGCGACGGCACCGCTGGGCGACGCGGTCCGCGAGACGGTCGAGCGGGGCGTCCCGGTCGTCGTGACCACGCGCTGTCGCGCCGGGTCCACCGCTCCGGTGTACGGGGCGTCGGGTGGGGGGCAGACACTCGCCGAGCACGGAGCCGTCTTCGCGGGCCACCTCCCTGCCGAGAAGGCGCGGCTGAAACTCCTCGTCGCGCTCTCGGCCGCGGTGTCCGTCGATGTCGCGACGCTGTTCGAAGACGAGTGA
- a CDS encoding aminopeptidase → MDQRVYDHAETLVDWSARIEAGDDVVLRVSEGAHDLAVAVAEKLGERGANLLTVYSSDEISRAYLRGHDGEFDADPEYELAMYERADSVLSLGGGRNTTALADVPGDRRQAAARAREGIREARLDTDWVSTVHPTRSLAQQAGMAYEEYREFVYDAVLRDWETLAEEMAQLKDLLDDGSEVRIVGEGTDLTMSVENRIAVNSAASVAYDSHNLPSGEVFTAPVVDSVEGKVVFDVPMTISDRRVRDVELTFEGGEVVEYAAAQGEEAIAETLETDAGAKRLGELGIGMNRGIHRPTDRILFDEKMGGTVHMALGRAYASNFPEDRAEERNESAVHVDLIRRMDEGSRLEVDGEVVQEDGVFRWE, encoded by the coding sequence ATGGATCAGCGCGTCTACGATCACGCCGAGACGCTGGTGGACTGGAGCGCTCGCATCGAGGCCGGCGACGACGTGGTCCTCCGGGTGTCCGAGGGGGCCCACGACCTCGCGGTCGCCGTCGCGGAGAAACTGGGCGAACGCGGCGCGAACCTGTTGACCGTCTACAGTTCCGACGAGATATCGCGGGCGTACCTCCGCGGCCACGACGGCGAGTTCGACGCCGACCCCGAGTACGAACTTGCCATGTACGAACGAGCCGACAGCGTCCTGTCGCTGGGCGGCGGACGGAACACCACGGCGCTGGCGGACGTGCCCGGCGACCGCCGGCAGGCCGCGGCCCGCGCCCGCGAGGGGATCCGCGAAGCCCGCCTCGACACCGACTGGGTTTCTACTGTGCACCCCACCCGTTCGCTCGCTCAGCAGGCCGGCATGGCCTACGAAGAGTACCGCGAGTTCGTCTACGACGCCGTCCTCCGGGACTGGGAGACACTGGCCGAAGAGATGGCCCAGCTGAAGGACCTGCTCGACGACGGGAGCGAGGTCCGGATCGTCGGTGAAGGGACCGACCTCACCATGTCCGTCGAGAACCGGATCGCGGTCAACAGCGCGGCCTCGGTGGCCTACGACTCCCACAACCTGCCCAGCGGCGAGGTGTTCACCGCACCCGTCGTCGATTCCGTCGAAGGCAAAGTAGTGTTCGACGTGCCCATGACCATCTCCGACCGCCGAGTCCGGGACGTGGAACTGACCTTCGAGGGCGGCGAGGTCGTCGAGTACGCGGCCGCGCAGGGCGAGGAAGCGATCGCCGAGACGCTGGAGACCGACGCGGGCGCGAAGCGGTTGGGCGAACTCGGGATCGGGATGAACCGAGGGATCCACCGGCCGACGGATCGCATCCTCTTCGACGAGAAGATGGGCGGCACCGTCCACATGGCGCTCGGGCGGGCCTACGCCTCGAACTTCCCCGAGGACCGCGCCGAGGAGCGCAACGAGTCGGCGGTCCACGTCGATCTGATCCGGCGGATGGACGAGGGGTCCCGGCTGGAAGTGGACGGCGAAGTCGTGCAGGAAGACGGTGTGTTTCGGTGGGAGTAG
- a CDS encoding Hvo_1808 family surface protein, whose product MLALAGCSAPIDGDGRPDPTFDRLGWENGHWYDDPVSVTAEDGLNESEREVVVARAMARIEHLRGKEFRESVPVEVISRAEYRERSGGGGGRDRFGDQIYEALLLVGEDTSTADDRGAALDSSVQGFYSPRRDEIVLVSDSATPTVDRATLVHELVHALQDQQLSLGTATETGDARRAQLGLIEGEANELQGMYADRCGRDWRCIDRPSRQGSGGGGGTTDLNVGLFLTIYAPYATGPEFVEAIRDRGGWAAVDDLYEQFPASTEQVIHPEAYPDESPESVTVADRSTDEWQRYDRDPPGDTAGEAAIYAMLWANGAIDVRGSAVYDYESRYSAGWAGDRIVPYRNGDRDGYVWTSRWDTVADAREFAQIYRLILESKASRRPGPNTYVLPESDEFGDAFRVRRDGRRVRIVNGPTVGALERIGGEA is encoded by the coding sequence ATGCTCGCCCTGGCGGGCTGTAGCGCCCCGATCGATGGCGACGGGCGGCCGGATCCGACCTTCGACCGACTCGGCTGGGAGAACGGTCACTGGTACGACGACCCCGTCTCCGTCACCGCCGAGGACGGGTTGAACGAGAGCGAACGCGAGGTCGTCGTCGCCCGCGCGATGGCCCGGATCGAACACCTGCGGGGCAAGGAGTTCCGCGAGTCGGTGCCCGTCGAGGTGATCTCACGGGCCGAGTACCGCGAGCGCTCCGGCGGTGGCGGTGGGCGGGATCGCTTCGGCGACCAGATCTACGAGGCGCTCCTGCTGGTCGGGGAGGATACCTCGACGGCCGACGATCGCGGGGCGGCGCTGGATAGCTCGGTACAGGGATTCTACTCGCCCCGGCGCGACGAGATCGTGCTGGTCAGCGACTCGGCCACCCCGACCGTCGACCGGGCGACGCTGGTCCACGAACTCGTTCACGCGCTGCAGGACCAGCAACTCTCGCTCGGCACCGCGACCGAGACGGGGGACGCCCGCCGCGCCCAGCTCGGCCTGATCGAGGGCGAAGCCAACGAACTCCAGGGGATGTACGCCGACCGCTGTGGCCGGGACTGGCGATGCATCGACCGCCCGAGTCGGCAGGGAAGCGGCGGCGGTGGCGGCACCACCGACCTCAACGTCGGACTCTTCCTGACGATCTACGCCCCCTACGCCACGGGACCGGAGTTCGTCGAGGCGATCCGGGACCGTGGCGGCTGGGCGGCCGTCGACGACCTCTACGAGCAGTTCCCGGCCAGTACGGAACAGGTGATCCACCCCGAGGCCTACCCCGACGAGTCCCCCGAATCGGTGACCGTCGCGGATCGGTCGACCGACGAGTGGCAGCGGTACGACCGGGATCCGCCCGGCGACACCGCCGGCGAGGCGGCGATCTACGCGATGCTGTGGGCCAACGGAGCCATCGACGTACGGGGATCGGCGGTCTACGACTACGAGAGCCGCTACTCCGCGGGCTGGGCGGGCGACCGGATCGTCCCGTACCGCAACGGTGATCGCGACGGGTACGTCTGGACGAGTCGGTGGGATACGGTCGCCGACGCCCGGGAGTTCGCCCAGATATACCGGCTGATCCTCGAATCGAAGGCGAGCCGACGACCCGGGCCGAACACCTACGTCCTGCCCGAGTCCGACGAGTTCGGCGACGCCTTCCGGGTGCGCAGGGACGGCCGGCGCGTCCGGATCGTCAACGGGCCGACCGTCGGCGCGCTGGAGCGGATCGGCGGGGAAGCGTAG
- a CDS encoding HAMP domain-containing sensor histidine kinase → MVTDAVFQVALLGSGVLAVLGVFGLWLWGRSERTQVSLVETATAAWEGTAPPSADLAVGVDPDLAVSADPGKLRELFAALFENAVRYGGRDVQVRLARTDDGFAVEDDGPGIPPENRDRVFELGYSTRADRQGLGLGMVRTLCRAYDWDVDIEESDHGGARIVVSGVRFHSTWETDSEAGDASV, encoded by the coding sequence ATGGTCACTGACGCCGTGTTCCAGGTCGCACTGCTGGGCAGCGGCGTCCTCGCCGTGCTCGGCGTCTTCGGGCTGTGGCTGTGGGGCCGGTCCGAGCGGACGCAGGTGTCGCTGGTCGAGACGGCGACCGCCGCGTGGGAGGGTACTGCACCCCCGTCGGCCGACCTCGCGGTCGGGGTCGACCCGGATCTGGCGGTGTCGGCCGATCCGGGGAAGTTGCGGGAACTGTTCGCGGCGCTGTTCGAGAACGCAGTTCGGTACGGTGGTCGGGACGTACAGGTCCGACTCGCCAGGACCGACGACGGGTTCGCGGTCGAGGACGACGGCCCCGGTATCCCGCCCGAGAACCGCGATCGGGTCTTCGAACTCGGGTACAGCACCCGGGCAGACCGGCAGGGGCTCGGCCTCGGGATGGTCCGAACGCTCTGTCGCGCCTACGATTGGGATGTCGACATCGAGGAGAGCGACCACGGTGGTGCGCGGATCGTCGTCTCCGGCGTTCGGTTCCACTCGACCTGGGAGACCGACAGCGAGGCCGGGGACGCGAGTGTCTGA
- a CDS encoding TIGR00296 family protein, producing MSEAAGDLTQTDGVRAVELARNAVESFVENGTREQLGSMRDAFYTRTGAFVRLENTRGRGRLRGCAGTYDWNDHLGEALVDAAIDAASEDSCGSGVDTAELSSLCVSVCVVGNVVLTDDPLADLDLGRHGVAVERGAEGGWLYPTVPIENDWSAAEYLDRACRTSGLAPDAWEDEDTMVTLFEGRVFREREPEGSIQELTF from the coding sequence ATGTCAGAGGCAGCGGGCGACCTCACCCAAACGGACGGCGTTCGAGCCGTGGAACTGGCACGAAACGCCGTCGAGTCGTTCGTGGAGAACGGCACACGCGAACAACTCGGGAGCATGCGCGACGCCTTCTACACGCGGACCGGGGCGTTCGTTCGACTCGAAAACACCCGCGGTCGGGGCCGCCTGCGCGGCTGTGCAGGCACCTACGACTGGAACGACCACCTCGGGGAGGCGCTCGTCGACGCGGCCATCGACGCCGCCAGCGAGGACTCCTGTGGCTCGGGCGTCGACACCGCCGAACTCTCCTCGCTCTGTGTCTCGGTCTGTGTCGTCGGCAACGTCGTCCTGACCGACGACCCGCTGGCCGACCTCGACCTCGGCCGCCACGGCGTCGCCGTCGAGCGCGGCGCCGAGGGCGGCTGGCTCTACCCCACCGTCCCCATCGAGAACGACTGGAGCGCCGCCGAGTACCTCGATCGGGCCTGCCGGACCTCCGGCCTCGCTCCCGACGCCTGGGAGGACGAGGACACCATGGTCACGCTGTTCGAAGGCCGGGTCTTCCGCGAGCGCGAGCCCGAGGGGTCGATCCAGGAACTGACGTTCTAA
- a CDS encoding lipoate--protein ligase family protein, with protein MRVVRGRGEDADRDRAVTQQLIEHAGTAGEPAVRVWRPHRQVAFGPRDTNSEGYEAAVAAAREHGFPATERRVGGHPVAYTGDTLAFARIEPVENERSGIEERYAAVRVDVRDALREIGVDAERGEPDDAFCPGSYSLQAAGGKLVGIAQRVTGDAALVAGIVVVDGHEEIATVLEPVYDALDVAFDPDTVGSVERAGGEVDPVAIIMRLEDALVGDHLGSVEWVDDLPAVEWADE; from the coding sequence ATGCGAGTGGTCCGGGGACGGGGCGAGGACGCCGACCGCGACCGGGCGGTCACCCAGCAGTTGATCGAACACGCGGGGACCGCCGGCGAGCCGGCCGTCCGCGTCTGGCGACCCCACCGACAGGTCGCCTTCGGCCCCCGGGACACCAACAGCGAGGGGTACGAGGCCGCCGTCGCGGCCGCCCGCGAGCACGGGTTCCCCGCCACCGAGCGCCGGGTCGGGGGGCACCCGGTCGCCTACACCGGCGACACCCTCGCGTTCGCGCGGATCGAACCCGTCGAGAACGAACGGTCGGGGATCGAGGAGCGCTACGCGGCGGTGCGGGTCGACGTACGGGACGCCCTGCGCGAGATCGGCGTCGACGCCGAGCGCGGCGAGCCCGACGACGCCTTCTGCCCGGGGAGTTACTCGCTGCAGGCCGCCGGCGGCAAGCTGGTCGGGATCGCCCAGCGGGTTACGGGCGACGCCGCGCTGGTCGCCGGTATCGTCGTCGTCGACGGCCACGAGGAGATCGCAACGGTGCTGGAACCGGTGTACGACGCCCTCGACGTGGCCTTCGATCCGGACACCGTCGGGAGCGTCGAGCGCGCCGGCGGCGAGGTCGACCCCGTCGCGATCATCATGCGCCTCGAAGACGCCCTCGTGGGCGACCACCTCGGCAGCGTCGAGTGGGTCGACGACCTGCCGGCGGTCGAGTGGGCCGACGAGTAG
- a CDS encoding PaaI family thioesterase — translation MANDLPEGAPVMLRMSVEREHGYLSWLGVQMEDIAYGDAELTIPFDERFTDREAEPPTVHDGIVTTLIEQTTELAIRTTMPDPVNDRVDLLSTTVNFLEDAAHDLEATATVVDSGDGSAVAEATVESRDPQGTPVTVATGQGVFRTD, via the coding sequence ATGGCCAACGACCTTCCGGAAGGCGCGCCGGTGATGCTCCGGATGTCCGTCGAGCGGGAGCACGGCTACCTCTCCTGGCTGGGCGTCCAGATGGAGGACATCGCGTACGGCGACGCCGAGCTGACGATCCCGTTCGACGAGCGGTTCACCGACAGGGAGGCCGAGCCGCCGACGGTTCACGACGGCATCGTCACGACGCTGATCGAACAGACGACCGAACTCGCGATCCGCACGACGATGCCCGATCCGGTCAACGACAGGGTCGACCTGCTGAGTACCACGGTCAACTTCCTCGAAGACGCGGCCCACGACCTCGAAGCCACCGCCACCGTCGTCGACAGCGGCGACGGGTCGGCGGTCGCCGAGGCGACCGTCGAGAGCCGCGACCCGCAGGGAACCCCCGTGACCGTCGCCACCGGCCAGGGCGTCTTCCGGACCGACTAG